The segment TGTATTAGGAGAGAGATGTTATCATTTTATGAAACAGGGGATCTTCCTACATTTGCAAGTTTGTTAGTAAAAGTTCAGGAACCTTCTACTAATTTCACTGGCTCAAGAAGTACCCTCTACAAAATAATCAGGAATCTTGGTTTTAGGTATAAGAAAGTCACCAGCGGACGGAAGAtactcatggagagagagagagagagagagagagagagagagagagagagagagagaggacatcatTGTACCAAGCAACAAGTCTCttagaaaactgaaaagaaatcgAGAGACCAAACCCAAGACCGGAAGTATTCGTGGACGAGACTTGGGTGAACCAGACCCTCACTGTCGAGAAGTGCTGGACTAATGAAGATGAATCAGTACATATCCtaaaatattaaatgacattCCGTGTGCAGAACTTTTGAAATATACATAGGCATCTTAATGATTACTTTAGGAACACAAGAGTACGACAACCAAGATTTAAAATTCCTGCTGCGAGTACGTCAACCGTATGTCAACTCTGTGGCTCTTTCTCTCACAACACCTACTCAACTTTTCCGGCAAACTTTCATTTCTACCAAAATTTTCTTAGGTGTTAAAGAACCTTCAGCAATGCCCAATAAATACGCGTTGGTTATTTCCAATCTACTAATGGCATGATTGCGcaaaaaatctagctagaaattaaTCATTAAAGTTCACGTGTTTGAAACATATTTTCTAGTCTGTGGTTTTGGTAAACGTTGTCTCATaactgttaaaaatatataaataattcggTATGTAAGTTTTTAATACTTACGTTTATTACACAAAACTGTGAGATTCGGCCAACAGGCCATTCATCCAATCAGCCTCAAACAGCTAACTTTGCCAGGTTTTAAAAGATAGACTATAGTCTTTGGTCCTGGATCAAATGAAACGCACTTCTGGTTAAAAGCTTTTGTTTGAAAACCCACGTAGCAAAAGACTCCCGGTCGAAGCGTTAATAATAGGCCCCAgataataacagaaaatatgaaaaactcgCTTTAAACGTTTCCAAAAGAAGCATTTATCGaagtctttaataaaatttcggTCTTTAGCAACAGTTTGGAAACACATGCAGTATAAGTTTCTAAACGAtgcctttaaataaaaaaaaatcataattcaaaactTAAACGCGTCAATGGAGCAGCAGGTTCCAGGTATAAAAACCCTTAGTTGCTTTTAGCATTTTCGAGGGGCACATTTATAAAAACAATTGTATCTTGTCACATACTCATTACGTTCATTACCGCAAAtgagaataaaattaatttttcctccTTCTTTTAACCCTTCGGCATATATAGCTTCTGTTATTCCCTCCCTGCAGTTTAATAGAAATTAGCAATTTCATAGTGAACTTTCTGCATCTTATTCAACAAAtttcgcaaagagagagagagagagagagtgtttcgtTCTATTAAATTCCCCcgcgtaaattttttttctacaaaattctcAAAACAAAAAGCTTTCACCTGAATTCCTTCTTTtgccttagatatatatatatatgatataatatatatatagatatatatatatatatcatatattatataattacacaaagCATGGCTTCCTTGCATTTTACGCAAATAAGGtgattacattcatacatacagtataaatacagaaatactcatatatatgttTCCCCCTTTTCCTTAATGTTAAAAACTTTACTCGTTCCTTGTACGCAATGCAGGTAAGGAGTTTCTGTGCCGAGGGCTTCTGGTCCTGTAATCATCATCGAATACTACGGGAACACTCGTGGTCCTTCACCAGTTCTAGTTCACTCCGGCACGTTCAATGGTTTTGTGAGTAAGCTATCTAATCTAATTATAATCTTCCATCCTGCAGCTCCTATGGAGAGTCGTCTCATGGCCAGAAAAGGTCGCTTATACCGCGTTCACGTGAATCGGCGCACATCATTAGCTTTGGATGCCTTGTCCTTCAGTAGGTCACTATTGGTTTTCATCACCAAGAATGTTACCATGTTCGAGTGACAGATGATCCTCAGATTTACCTTTGGGTCTGTGTAGTGATCTGAACTCCACTCCGGAGGCGCCTGCAGCTCACAAAAACAAAGTATTTTTCAAAGACATTCTGGTTGCTTAGCAAATGTCTAAGTGGAaggctttttttctttattccatcaGACGCTGGTACCCATTTCCAGCTCGGTGGATCAGGATCGTCTCACAAACCAAGCTACAGCTAAGATCACCACGAAAAGACCTCTCTGGCGTGGCGTTTAAAGATCTGCCTTGATGCCAATTTTACATAATGAGAACTTCACATGTGTATGGCAGACCTTttaatgtctttgagacaaaccctgaggctataattataatattgtaGGGGTtggttttcatttccaggtacatTAATCTCCTCCCTATTCCGCCCTGCTTAGGATTTGTCTACAGTTCATTTCCTCTTCACAACCTATGAACGATAacagatttttcttattttttacaaagaTTTACCGTTCCATGTAGAGcccatttataaatatttaacattttattgtaGACAAGAAACATCGTACAGTATTTACATCTAGGTAACTGCAGGGGTAAACTGTCTGTATAATGAATTGGCGCTCTctctaagcgagagagagagagagagagagagagagagagagagagagagagagagagagagaatcggtttGTAATGTATCAGAACAAAATTCccctggacaaaatcccccaTAAGACAAAATCCCCTTGCCAGAATTCCCCGTTTTCTAccgtttgcttttttttctaaccAGGCAAACATTTTTTTCCTAACAGCTACATTAACTAAGTCTTATTGCTCTCATAGCAGTACAGTCGTTTGCTCATTTTTCTAAAAAGGCGATAAACTTTTTTACTTTCATAGTTTAACTAAATCTTACAAAGAATTAATTTTGGAAATCACTTTAGTAAGCTTCCACCCATAGAAGATGGAGTTTGTGAAGAGCAACAAAGGACAGATGAAACTGCATCGTGAAGGATATATTTACGTTAAACACTATGCACTGTTACCGGATAAGACCCAAACAacttataacacatttatacaagaaataaaaaatcttgaCAAATTGCTCACCTGCGAGTGCAATGATCGATTTTGAAAGAACAATGCTGAATACTTTGATAGCGTACTTTCCTGAAGTCGATGTTAAAGGCTGCTTTTTTCATTTGTGCCAAAATATctacagaaaaatacaaaagttaGCTTTACAGAAACATTATCAAGacaataatgaattttttcttaaaatgagaATTATAGCGGCCCTTGGCTTTATTACCCCTGAATCTGTTTATGAAGTGTTTGAAGAGCTCTATGATATTATGGCTGAGAAGAGTTTCCCGATTTTGGATTACTTTGAGGAGCACTATATTGGCAGGCCATGTCGACGAGGACGCGAGAACCCACATTTAGCAAACCTCTGGGTATTCCCATCCGTCATCTGGAAGTTTGTGAGTCTCTTAGAGCGAGAAAACAACTTTCAAGATGTTCAGATGAATCAGATTATTTGTGGTATCGCTAGTGAACCACCTAGAAAGAAATATAAGGATGCCACATCACGAATCAAATCAGTTGTGCGAACATACCAAGAAAACATGTATTTAGATTATATTAGAGGCATCGCATTTAACTTAGGGTTTTAAACACATGTTTAGTCTTTGAATAAACAATCTAGCATTTTTCctgaaattttcattttcctcagaAATTTTTATTGTTAAGAATTCCACCTCCTGAGTtagttaaaaaaatttctatcaGTAATGTTCAGTTAACTAGAACTATATATGcgataataaatgtaaaaccagCAAACAACTGTacgaatattttaatatatttctgtttggaattatataagcaatgaaaaataaaacaagttactACTATTATTGGTTGCTTGCATTTTCATGACTTTAAATTAGTcccgggggattttgtcctccgggggattttgtcctgcAGGGGATTTGTCCTCCGAGGGATTTTGTCctccgggggattttgtcctacagGGGATTTTGTCCTATGGGAGATTTTGTCCTACGGGGGATATTGTCCTCCGGGTGATTTTGTCctccgggggattttgtcctccaGGGGATTTGTTCTCCAGGGGATTTTGTCCTCTGCAGGATTTTCTCCTCCAGGGAATATTGTCCTACAGGGGtattttgtccttgggggattttgtcctccggGAGATATTGTTCTCCAGGAGATTTTGTCctacgggggattttgtcctacagGGATTTTGTCCTACGGGGGATTTTCACCTCAGGGGATTTTGTCCTCCGGAGGATTTTGTCCTCCACGGGATTTGGTCCTCTGTGGGATTTTGTCTTGCATAGGATTTTCTCCTCCAGAGGATATTGTCCTACGGGGGATATTGTCCTTGGTGGATTTTGTCCTACGGGGGATTTTGGCCTCAGGGTTTTTTTGTCCCCCGGGGGGATTTTGTCCTCAGGGGATTTTGTCCtaagggggattttgtcctcggggggattttgtcctccgCAGGATTTTGTCCTCTGAAGGATTTTGTCCTCTGCAGGATTTTGTCCTCTGCAGGATTTTGTCCTCTGCGGGATTTTGTCCTCTGCGGGATTTTGTCCTCTGCGGGATTTTGTCCTCTGCAGGATTTTGTCCTTTGCGGGATTTTGTCCTCTGAGGGATTTTGTCCTCTGCGGGATTTTTTCCTCTGCAGGATTTTGTCCTCTGCAGGATTTTGTCCTCTGCGGGATTTTGTCctttgtgggattttgtcctctgCAGGATTTTGTCCTCTGCGGGATTTTGTCCTCTGCAGGATTTTGTCCTCTGCAGGATTTTGTCCTCTGAGGGATTTTGTCCTCTGCGGGATTTTGTCCTCTGCAGGATTTTGTCCTCTGCAGGATTTTGTCCTCTGCTGGATTTTGTCCTCTGCGGGATTTTGTCCTCTGCGGGATTTTGTCCTCTGCAGGATTTTGTCCTCTGCGTGATGTTGTCCTCTGTCCTCTGCAGGATTTTGTCCTCTGCAGGATTTTGTCCTCTGCAGGATTTTGTCCTCCGCAGGATTTTGTCCTCCGCGGGATTTTGTCCTCTGCGGGATTTTGTCCTCTGCAGGATTTTGTCCTCTGCGGGATTTTGTCCTCTGCAGGATTTTGTCCTCTGCGGGATTTTGTCCTCCGCGGGATTTTCTCCTCCAGGGGATATTTTCCTACGGAGGATTTTGTCCTTTGGGAGATATTGTTCTCCGGGAGATTTTGTCCTAGAACCgtttgtatacgattgtttattttctcactcgtccaGCCTACTctatgttatg is part of the Macrobrachium nipponense isolate FS-2020 chromosome 15, ASM1510439v2, whole genome shotgun sequence genome and harbors:
- the LOC135226744 gene encoding neurofilament heavy polypeptide-like translates to MGSSVSEKLSSHLPHSFGHHSDSDFAVIASRFANEMTLAGQNLPENNISQRTKSSVGKYPLEEKIPRRTKSRRGQNPAEDKIPQRTKSCRGQNPAEDKIPRRTKSCGGQNPAEDKILQRTKSCRGQRTTSRRGQNPAEDKIPQRTKSRRGQNPAEDKILQRTKSCRGQNPAEDKIPQRTKSCRGQNPAEDKIPQRTKSCRGQNPTKDKIPQRTKSCRGQNPAEEKIPQRTKSLRGQNPAKDKILQRTKSRRGQNPAEDKIPQRTKSCRGQNPAEDKILQRTKSCGGQNPPEDKIPLRTKSPEDKIPPGDKKTLRPKSPVGQNPPRTISPVGQYPLEEKILCKTKSHRGPNPVEDKILRRTKSPEVKIPRRTKSL